A section of the Meles meles chromosome 8, mMelMel3.1 paternal haplotype, whole genome shotgun sequence genome encodes:
- the HRAS gene encoding GTPase HRas isoform X1, protein MTEYKLVVVGAGGVGKSALTIQLIQNHFVDEYDPTIEDSYRKQVVIDGETCLLDILDTAGQEEYSAMRDQYMRTGEGFLCVFAINSTKSFEDIHQYREQIKRVKDSDDVPMVLVGNKCDLAARTVESRQAQDLARSYGIPYIETSAKTRQGVEDAFYTLVREIRQHKVRKLSPPDEGGPGCMSCKCLLS, encoded by the exons ATGACGGAATATAAGCTTGTGGTGGTGGGCGCTGGAGGCGTGGGGAAAAGTGCCCTGACCATCCAGCTGATCCAGAACCACTTCGTGGATGAGTATGACCCCACCATCGAG GACTCCTACCGGAAGCAAGTGGTTATCGACGGGGAGACGTGCCTGCTGGACATCCTGGACACGGCGGGCCAGGAGGAGTACAGCGCCATGCGAGACCAGTACATGCGCACCGGGGAGGGCTTCCTGTGCGTGTTCGCCATCAACAGCACCAAGTCCTTTGAGGACATCCACCAGTACCG GGAGCAGATCAAGCGAGTGAAGGACTCCGATGACGTGCCCATGGTGCTGGTGGGGAACAAGTGTGACCTGGCGGCCCGCACCGTGGAGTCCCGGCAGGCACAGGACCTCGCCCGCAGCTACGGCATCCCCTACATCGAGACGTCAGCCAAGACGCGCCAG GGCGTGGAGGACGCCTTCTACACGCTGGTGCGCGAGATCCGGCAACACAAGGTGCGGAAGCTGAGCCCGCCCGACGAGGGGGGCCCGGGCTGCATGAGCTGCAAGTGTCTGCTGTCCTGA
- the HRAS gene encoding GTPase HRas isoform X2: protein MTEYKLVVVGAGGVGKSALTIQLIQNHFVDEYDPTIEDSYRKQVVIDGETCLLDILDTAGQEEYSAMRDQYMRTGEGFLCVFAINSTKSFEDIHQYREQIKRVKDSDDVPMVLVGNKCDLAARTVESRQAQDLARSYGIPYIETSAKTRQGSRSGSGSSSGTLWDPPGPP from the exons ATGACGGAATATAAGCTTGTGGTGGTGGGCGCTGGAGGCGTGGGGAAAAGTGCCCTGACCATCCAGCTGATCCAGAACCACTTCGTGGATGAGTATGACCCCACCATCGAG GACTCCTACCGGAAGCAAGTGGTTATCGACGGGGAGACGTGCCTGCTGGACATCCTGGACACGGCGGGCCAGGAGGAGTACAGCGCCATGCGAGACCAGTACATGCGCACCGGGGAGGGCTTCCTGTGCGTGTTCGCCATCAACAGCACCAAGTCCTTTGAGGACATCCACCAGTACCG GGAGCAGATCAAGCGAGTGAAGGACTCCGATGACGTGCCCATGGTGCTGGTGGGGAACAAGTGTGACCTGGCGGCCCGCACCGTGGAGTCCCGGCAGGCACAGGACCTCGCCCGCAGCTACGGCATCCCCTACATCGAGACGTCAGCCAAGACGCGCCAG GGCAGCCgctctggctctggctccagCTCCGGGACCCTCTGGGACCCTCCGGGACCCCCGTGA
- the LRRC56 gene encoding LOW QUALITY PROTEIN: leucine-rich repeat-containing protein 56 (The sequence of the model RefSeq protein was modified relative to this genomic sequence to represent the inferred CDS: inserted 1 base in 1 codon): MAQVWDRAHGPRPSAATVPVWELSWQGLXDPRPQSKDPGRHRDRRAERLDNESLSPARLRALAQVDDLRLVSMLEMCVNTRENSLGNFGVHLPNLGQLKLNGSCLDSVRDLGTSLGRLQVLWLARCGLTDLDGIGSLLALKELYVSYNNISDLSPLGLLERLEVLDLEGNSVEDLGQVCYLRLCPRLATLTLEGNPVCLRPGPSPSSKVPRDYNYRTEVRKQIPQLRVLDEVPAAHTGQPASRKPGQDWLMVKEAIKEGSVLDGLLPGLDRPHGAPIQRLSSELSLPETQPWTPRPWPLPLLVSGGPLPESLLPKDPAPEGDTSNLTHGASRVLCGNPTKGLWERRHHSQARPVPEQLRPPRLKDPAAGAPSPGPDPTESKPSRTSGYNLTPSPPKTPMPSDSNSSWGSTGLQSRRRRLRALCSLGPGLGQGLATVTAALRALEVTSGPSPPAQGCPAPTPATDPAARPPGLPCFPPLSPITPAQSRP, translated from the exons ATGGCCCAGGTCTGGGACAGAGCCCACGGGCCTCGGCCGAGCGCGGCCACGGTCCCAGTGTGGGAGCTGAGCTGGCAAGGCC CGGACCCCCGCCCACAGAGCAAGGACCCAGGGCGCCACAGGGACAGGCGTGCCGAGCGGCTGGACAATGAGTCCCTGTCGCCTGCCCGGCTG CGGGCCCTGGCCCAGGTAGATGACCTTCGACTGGTGAGCATGCTGGAGATGTGTGTCAACACTCGTGAGAACAGCCTGGGAAACTTCG GGGTGCACCTGCCCAACCTCGGCCAGCTGAAGCTGAACGGCAGCTGCCTGGACTCCGTGCG AGACCTGGGCACTTCCCTGGGCCGCCTGCAGGTGCTGTGGCTGGCCCGCTGCGGCCTGACCGACCTGGATGGCATCGGCTCCTTGCTGGCCCTGAAG GAACTCTACGTCTCCTACAACAACATCTCAGACCTGAGCCCGCTGGGCCTGCTGGAGCGGCTGGAGGTGTTGGACCTGGAGGGCAACAGTGTGGAGGACCTGGGGCAGGTGTGCTACCTGCGGCTGTGCCCGAGGCTGGCCACGCTCACCCTGGAGGGCAACCCGGTGTGCCTGCGGCCGGGGCCCAGCCCTTCCAGCAAG GTGCCCCGGGACTACAACTACCGGACAGAGGTGCGGAAGCAAATTCCCCAGCTACGGGTCCTGGACGAGGTGCCGGCCGCCCACACAGGCCAGCCGGCCTCCCGGAAGCCGGGCCAGGACTGGCTCATGGTGAAGGAGGCCATCAAGGAGGGCAGTGTCCTGGACGGCCTGCTCCCTGGGCTGG ATCGTCCCCACGGAGCCCCCATTCAGAGACTCAGCTCCGAGCTCTCCTTGCCTGAGACCCAGCCATGGACCCCGAGGCCATGGCCACTCCCCCTACTGGTCAGTGGGGGTCCCCTGCCTGAAAGCCTGCTTCCCAAGGACCCAGCTCCAGAGGGGGACACAAGCAACCTCACCCATG GGGCTAGTCGAGTCCTCTGCGGGAACCCCACCAAAGGCCTGTGGGAGCGTCGGCACCACAGCCAG GCCCGGCCGGTTCCAGAGCAGCTGCGCCCACCCAGACTGAAGGACCCGGCTGCCGgtgcccccagcccagggcccgACCCTACGGAGAGCA AACCTTCCAGGACCTCGGGCTATAACCTGACGCCCTCTCCCCCCAAGACGCCCATGCCTTCTGATTCTAACAGCTCCTGGGGCTCCACGGGCCTGCAGTCCCGGAGGCGGAGGCTCAGAGCCCTGTGTAGCTTAGGGCCTGGCCTAGGGCAGGGATTGGCTACAGTGACCGCAGCTCTGAGAGCCCTGGAGGTGACCTCAGGCCCAAGCCCTCCAGCCCAAGGATGTCCAGCCCCAACGCCAGCGACGGATCCAGCAGCCAGACCCCCCGGCCTCCCGTGCTTCCCGCCCCTGAGCCCTATCACCCCAGCCCAATCCCGCCCCTAG
- the LMNTD2 gene encoding lamin tail domain-containing protein 2 isoform X1, producing MAPESCQEDEEAEKKAPLSQVDQEPVSAHLEPPVGTPQEPEGPTCTQDAKPSSTRVVFSVNLQLAPESLDTRTLRLLWGQRELEIQALRWAVQNRQDARHCHVLRKVAGLPPERSAHNQEKFLQNQVQKLTLDLEKQKEQAQLEKSQLEERLLQTTATMQQLEAELQAFQKSCLLQLARSSWVGRILRSSTGSVEVVTAETLMDLSDISESEQGPSTGEVREGFRLEDVDWNSIAQRYPNLFSNMESSSDPKHPRPLPPPEAPLSSEWGSELRRPGIEQRLKSVEWSSLPFTGTSSSGGADSDSSSGRLAEHSCVQEVTGHPPCTPSRDELTEAGSRSLSREMHTQSGGLSLDLRTARRDKPGRTVLTLTGEPCAAPEHPHSGRPWSPGCSCLKIVAVSARERFVRVLNQSPEETADLGGLMLRQLERGFPVCMYRFPPRTLLPPCHHITVWGEGPCSTKKLLPSFLGQEPVHFHSSRGCVTLLLNPNGEVLSEHQAPHCMSSSSRIFADNTDLSIDRFPLSEAGLVADPCVQGPGPRQLRARRVQEAPARRRRPRTRGLFPPLSASKTSRPRAVPAPTEAAKTPAPELLPAVPEAGLRLEHCQAKKEPRVRVCCRGVDRGCPMVALSVQSAAESRFGFRFLPCPPVTAAPSARL from the exons ATGGCACCTGAGTCTTGCCAAGAGGATGAAGAAGCCGAGAAAAAGGCTCCCTTATCCCAGGTGGACCAAGAGCCAGTCAGCGCCCACCTGGAGCCTCCTGTGGGCACACCCCAAGAGCCAGAGGGTCCCACATGCACACAGGACGCCAAGCCCAGCTCTACACGGGTGGTCTTCTCCGTCAACCTACA GTTGGCCCCTGAGTCTCTGGACACTCGTACCTTGCGGCTGCTGTGGGGCCAACGGGAGCTGGAGATCCAGGCTCTGCGGTGGGCCGTCCAGAACCGCCAGGATGCCCGGCACTGCCACGTCCTGCGCAAGGTGGCTGGGCTTCCTCCTGAGAG gagCGCACATAATCAGGAAAAGTTCCTACAAAATCAGGTCCAAAAGCTGACTCTGGACTTGGAAAAGCAGAAGGAACAGGCCCAGCTG GAGAAGTCCCAGCTGGAGGAACGTCTGCTGCAGACCACAGCCACCATGCAGCAGCTGGAGGCTGAGCTGCAGGCCTTCCAGAAGTCCTGCCTCCTGCAGCTGGCCCGCTCCTCCTGGGTGGGGCGCATACTGCGCTCCTCCACTGGCAGTGTGGAG GTGGTCACCGCGGAAACCCTGATGGACTTGAGCGACATCTCTGAGAGTGAACAGGGCCCCTCCACTGGGGAGGTAAGAGAG GGCTTCCGGCTGGAGGACGTGGACTGGAACAGCATTGCCCAGCGGTATCCCAACCTCTTCAGCAACATGGAGTCCAGCTCAGACCCAAA GCACCCACGGCCCCTGCCACCGCCAGAGGCCCCACTGTCGAGCGAGTGGGGCTCGGAGCTGCGCAGACCCGGGATAGAGCAGCGTCTCAAGAGTGTCGAGTGGAGCTCCCTGCCCTTCACGGGCACGAGCAGCTCGGGGGGCGCGGACTCCGACTCCAGCAGTGGCCGTCTGGCTGAGCATTCCTGTGTGCAGGAGGTGACAGGACACCCCCCGTGCACGCCAAGCCGCGACGAGCTGACGGAGGCCGGCTCCAGGAGCCTCAGCAGGGAAATGCACACCCAGTCCGGAG GTCTTTCCCTGGATCTCAGGACGGCCCGGCGGGACAAGCCAGGCAGGACAGTCCTGACCCTGACCGGGGAGCCCTGTGCAGCTCCTGAGCACCCGCAttcagggcgcccctggag CCCAGGGTGTTCCTGCCTGAAGATTGTGGCCGTCAGTGCCCGGGAGAGGTTTGTGCGTGTCCTCAACCAGTCGCCGGAGGAGACCGCGGACCTGGGTGGGCTCATGCTGCGGCAGCTGGAGCGCGGCTTTCCTGTGTGCATGTACCGCTTCCCGCCCCGCACGCTGCTGCCTCCGTGCCACCACATCACA GTTTGGGGCGAGGGGCCCTGCAGCACCAAGAAGCTCCTGCCCTCGTTCTTGGGCCAGGAGCCCGTGCACTTCCACTCTAGCCGGGGCTGTGTGACTCTCCTCCTGAACCCCAACGGCGAG GTCCTGAGCGAGCATCAGGCCCCCCACTGCATGTCCTCCTCCTCGAGGATCTTCGCAGACAACACCGATTTGTCCATAGACCGCTTCCCGCTCTCAGAGGCGGGGCTGGTGGCTGACCCCTGCGTGCAGGGGCCCGGTCCTCGGCAGCTGCGGGCACGTAGGGTGCAGGAGGCCCCGGCCAGACGGCGGAGGCCCAG GACGCGGGGCCTCTTTCCCCCGCTGAGCGCCAGCAAGACCTCCCGCCCGCGGGCGGTGCCAGCGCCGACCGAGGCGGCCAAGACGCCGGCGCCGGAGCTGCTGCCCGCGGTCCCCG AGGCCGGGCTGCGCCTGGAGCACTGCCAGGCCAAGAAGGAGCCCAGGGTGCGG GTGTGCTGCAGGGGCGTGGACCGGGGCTGCCCGATGGTGGCTTTGTCGGTGCAGAGCGCGGCTGAGAGCAGATTCGGCTTCCGCTTCCTCCCCTGCCCGCCGGTCACCGCCGCCCCGAGCGCGCGGCTGTAG
- the LMNTD2 gene encoding lamin tail domain-containing protein 2 isoform X2: protein MAPESCQEDEEAEKKAPLSQVDQEPVSAHLEPPVGTPQEPEGPTCTQDAKPSSTRVVFSVNLQLAPESLDTRTLRLLWGQRELEIQALRWAVQNRQDARHCHVLRKVAGLPPERSAHNQEKFLQNQVQKLTLDLEKQKEQAQLEKSQLEERLLQTTATMQQLEAELQAFQKSCLLQLARSSWVGRILRSSTGSVEVVTAETLMDLSDISESEQGPSTGEGFRLEDVDWNSIAQRYPNLFSNMESSSDPKHPRPLPPPEAPLSSEWGSELRRPGIEQRLKSVEWSSLPFTGTSSSGGADSDSSSGRLAEHSCVQEVTGHPPCTPSRDELTEAGSRSLSREMHTQSGGLSLDLRTARRDKPGRTVLTLTGEPCAAPEHPHSGRPWSPGCSCLKIVAVSARERFVRVLNQSPEETADLGGLMLRQLERGFPVCMYRFPPRTLLPPCHHITVWGEGPCSTKKLLPSFLGQEPVHFHSSRGCVTLLLNPNGEVLSEHQAPHCMSSSSRIFADNTDLSIDRFPLSEAGLVADPCVQGPGPRQLRARRVQEAPARRRRPRTRGLFPPLSASKTSRPRAVPAPTEAAKTPAPELLPAVPEAGLRLEHCQAKKEPRVRVCCRGVDRGCPMVALSVQSAAESRFGFRFLPCPPVTAAPSARL, encoded by the exons ATGGCACCTGAGTCTTGCCAAGAGGATGAAGAAGCCGAGAAAAAGGCTCCCTTATCCCAGGTGGACCAAGAGCCAGTCAGCGCCCACCTGGAGCCTCCTGTGGGCACACCCCAAGAGCCAGAGGGTCCCACATGCACACAGGACGCCAAGCCCAGCTCTACACGGGTGGTCTTCTCCGTCAACCTACA GTTGGCCCCTGAGTCTCTGGACACTCGTACCTTGCGGCTGCTGTGGGGCCAACGGGAGCTGGAGATCCAGGCTCTGCGGTGGGCCGTCCAGAACCGCCAGGATGCCCGGCACTGCCACGTCCTGCGCAAGGTGGCTGGGCTTCCTCCTGAGAG gagCGCACATAATCAGGAAAAGTTCCTACAAAATCAGGTCCAAAAGCTGACTCTGGACTTGGAAAAGCAGAAGGAACAGGCCCAGCTG GAGAAGTCCCAGCTGGAGGAACGTCTGCTGCAGACCACAGCCACCATGCAGCAGCTGGAGGCTGAGCTGCAGGCCTTCCAGAAGTCCTGCCTCCTGCAGCTGGCCCGCTCCTCCTGGGTGGGGCGCATACTGCGCTCCTCCACTGGCAGTGTGGAG GTGGTCACCGCGGAAACCCTGATGGACTTGAGCGACATCTCTGAGAGTGAACAGGGCCCCTCCACTGGGGAG GGCTTCCGGCTGGAGGACGTGGACTGGAACAGCATTGCCCAGCGGTATCCCAACCTCTTCAGCAACATGGAGTCCAGCTCAGACCCAAA GCACCCACGGCCCCTGCCACCGCCAGAGGCCCCACTGTCGAGCGAGTGGGGCTCGGAGCTGCGCAGACCCGGGATAGAGCAGCGTCTCAAGAGTGTCGAGTGGAGCTCCCTGCCCTTCACGGGCACGAGCAGCTCGGGGGGCGCGGACTCCGACTCCAGCAGTGGCCGTCTGGCTGAGCATTCCTGTGTGCAGGAGGTGACAGGACACCCCCCGTGCACGCCAAGCCGCGACGAGCTGACGGAGGCCGGCTCCAGGAGCCTCAGCAGGGAAATGCACACCCAGTCCGGAG GTCTTTCCCTGGATCTCAGGACGGCCCGGCGGGACAAGCCAGGCAGGACAGTCCTGACCCTGACCGGGGAGCCCTGTGCAGCTCCTGAGCACCCGCAttcagggcgcccctggag CCCAGGGTGTTCCTGCCTGAAGATTGTGGCCGTCAGTGCCCGGGAGAGGTTTGTGCGTGTCCTCAACCAGTCGCCGGAGGAGACCGCGGACCTGGGTGGGCTCATGCTGCGGCAGCTGGAGCGCGGCTTTCCTGTGTGCATGTACCGCTTCCCGCCCCGCACGCTGCTGCCTCCGTGCCACCACATCACA GTTTGGGGCGAGGGGCCCTGCAGCACCAAGAAGCTCCTGCCCTCGTTCTTGGGCCAGGAGCCCGTGCACTTCCACTCTAGCCGGGGCTGTGTGACTCTCCTCCTGAACCCCAACGGCGAG GTCCTGAGCGAGCATCAGGCCCCCCACTGCATGTCCTCCTCCTCGAGGATCTTCGCAGACAACACCGATTTGTCCATAGACCGCTTCCCGCTCTCAGAGGCGGGGCTGGTGGCTGACCCCTGCGTGCAGGGGCCCGGTCCTCGGCAGCTGCGGGCACGTAGGGTGCAGGAGGCCCCGGCCAGACGGCGGAGGCCCAG GACGCGGGGCCTCTTTCCCCCGCTGAGCGCCAGCAAGACCTCCCGCCCGCGGGCGGTGCCAGCGCCGACCGAGGCGGCCAAGACGCCGGCGCCGGAGCTGCTGCCCGCGGTCCCCG AGGCCGGGCTGCGCCTGGAGCACTGCCAGGCCAAGAAGGAGCCCAGGGTGCGG GTGTGCTGCAGGGGCGTGGACCGGGGCTGCCCGATGGTGGCTTTGTCGGTGCAGAGCGCGGCTGAGAGCAGATTCGGCTTCCGCTTCCTCCCCTGCCCGCCGGTCACCGCCGCCCCGAGCGCGCGGCTGTAG